From the Niveibacterium microcysteis genome, the window ACGAAGTTCAGGGTCTTGGCCGGTACGCCGAACTTCTCCGACACGTACTTCTGCGAGTTGTCGAGGATCGACGGGGTCAGCTTCACGTTACCCGGCTTGTACACGCCGTGCACGTTGCCGAACGAGGCCGCGATGGTGAAACGCGGGCTGATCTTGATCAGCTTCTCGTAGGCATAGGCCACGTCTTCCGGCTGGGTGTAGAGGGCCGACTGATCCATGTGGCTGTTGTCGACGCCGTCTTCTTCACCGCCCGTGCAGCCCAGTTCGAGCTCCAGCGTCATGCCCATCTTGGCCATGCGAGCGAGGTACTTCTCGCAGATCTCGATGTTCTCTTCCAGCGACTCTTCCGACAGGTCGAGCATGTGCGAGGAGAACAGCGGCTTGCCGGTTTCGGCGAAGTGCTTCTCACCGGCGTCGAGCAGGCCGTCGATCCACGGCAGCAGCTTCTTGGCTGCGTGGTCGGTGTGCACGATGACCGGCACGCCGTAGGCGGCAGCCACGGCGTGCACATGCTTGGCACCGGAGATCGCGCCGATGATCGCGGCTTGCTGACCTTCGAGCTTGAGGCCCTTGCCGGCGATGAACTGTGCGCCACCGTTCGAGAACTGAACGATGACCGGAGCCTTCACCTTGGCGGCGGCTTCCAGCACGGCGTTGATCGAGTCGGTGCCAACGCAGTTGACGGCGGGCAGCGCGAACTTGTTCGCCTTGGCGATTTCGAACACCTTCTGCACGTCGTCACCGGTGATGACACCCGGCTTCACGAAATCAAAAATCTTGGACATGGATTCTTCCAATCTCTGGGTTGGATGGGGAGATCCGGATCAGCTGTTTTCGCCGATACGGACGATCTTCAGGCTGTTCGTTCCGCCAGACTGGCCCACCGGGTCACCACAGGTGAAGACCACGATGTCGCCCGGCTGCACAACCTTGTTCTTCAGCAGGATCTTTTCGGCATCGCGGAGCAGGCGCTCGCGATCGACGTTGTCTTGCGGCGGCGTCAGGATCGGATAGACCTCGCGCATCAGCGCGCACTTGCGAACCGTTTCCTGATCCGGCGTCAGTGCGTAGACCGGCACGCCGCAGTTCAGACGGCTCATCCACAGCGCGGTCGAGCCGGACTGCGTCAGCGCGGCGATCGCCTTGGCGCCCATATGGTGCGCGGTGAACAGCGCGGCCATGGCGATCGACTGGTCGATACGGCTGAAGGTACGGTCGAGGAAGTGCTGGTCGAGCGTGATCGGGTTGAACTTCTCGGCTTCGGTCGCAACGCGCGCCATCACCTCGACGGTTTCAACCGGGAACTTGCCGGCGGCGGTCTCGGCCGACAGCATCACCGCGTCGGTACCATCGAGCACCGCGTTGGCAACGTCGGACACTTCTGCGCGGGTCGGAACCGGGCTGGAGATCATCGATTCCATCATCTGGGTCGCGGTGATCGTCAGCTTGTTCATTTCGCGGGCGATGCGGATCATGCGCTTTTGCAGCGCCGGCACCGCAGCTTCGCCAACTTCAACAGCCAGGTCGCCACGGGCAACCATGATGCCGTCGGAGGAGTTCAGGATCTCTTCCAGCGCCTTCAGTTCAACGGCTTCGGTACGCTCGATCTTGGCGATCGTCAGCGCATGGCCGCCGGCCGCGCGCATCAGCGTCT encodes:
- the fbaA gene encoding class II fructose-bisphosphate aldolase codes for the protein MSKIFDFVKPGVITGDDVQKVFEIAKANKFALPAVNCVGTDSINAVLEAAAKVKAPVIVQFSNGGAQFIAGKGLKLEGQQAAIIGAISGAKHVHAVAAAYGVPVIVHTDHAAKKLLPWIDGLLDAGEKHFAETGKPLFSSHMLDLSEESLEENIEICEKYLARMAKMGMTLELELGCTGGEEDGVDNSHMDQSALYTQPEDVAYAYEKLIKISPRFTIAASFGNVHGVYKPGNVKLTPSILDNSQKYVSEKFGVPAKTLNFVFHGGSGSTAQEIADSVSYGVIKMNIDTDTQWACWEGILKYYKAKEGYLQGQLGNPEGPDSPNKKYYDPRVWLRKGQETMIARLEQAFKELNAVDVL
- the pyk gene encoding pyruvate kinase; protein product: MQRHTKIVATLGPSSSDPETLERMIAAGVDVVRMNFSHGKPEDHIARANMVRAAAAKVGRNVGILGDLQGPKIRVGKFEKNKITLANGAKFILDATCEMGNQDRVGLDYKELPRDVSPGTILLLDDGKITLEVEKVKGTEIHTKVVQGGELSNNKGINRKGGGLTAPALTAKDMEDIKTAAQIGVDFLAVSFPKSAADMYMAKTLMRAAGGHALTIAKIERTEAVELKALEEILNSSDGIMVARGDLAVEVGEAAVPALQKRMIRIAREMNKLTITATQMMESMISSPVPTRAEVSDVANAVLDGTDAVMLSAETAAGKFPVETVEVMARVATEAEKFNPITLDQHFLDRTFSRIDQSIAMAALFTAHHMGAKAIAALTQSGSTALWMSRLNCGVPVYALTPDQETVRKCALMREVYPILTPPQDNVDRERLLRDAEKILLKNKVVQPGDIVVFTCGDPVGQSGGTNSLKIVRIGENS